From Acinetobacter sp. ASP199, the proteins below share one genomic window:
- a CDS encoding alpha/beta hydrolase produces the protein MVISSQQLQAMMDKGQGVAARLLDRLPKIAQERIVRSLDYPYDYPELDPFIKCLMAVQLKQGKAGIVSEDIAQSRIFFEQSMQLLKSKPTAIRQVEDIQLALHSGIVQARHYHPAPAKKLPLIMFYHGGGFLIGSLDTHDEYCRLLAKHANAQVLSVAYPLAPEHHPSQMVQVCEDALAWAHQHSKQLRILKKRIAVAGDSAGGNLAAVVAQRSADKIYVPQAQLLIYPAMDFKSRHPSYFAYKDGLVLTDGDIELVAYHYAERHEVALDDPLISPTYGNLKNLPPAYLITAGHDVLHDEGTIYAHKLRQHGVKVHYHDYADQAHGFINLTTISRRAKKNVIEMSKHFRKFWDKHS, from the coding sequence ATGGTGATATCTAGTCAGCAACTACAGGCCATGATGGACAAGGGTCAAGGGGTAGCAGCGCGCCTGCTGGACCGATTGCCTAAAATTGCTCAGGAAAGAATTGTCAGAAGTCTGGATTATCCTTATGACTATCCTGAACTTGATCCTTTTATAAAATGTCTGATGGCCGTGCAGTTAAAACAGGGCAAGGCTGGAATAGTTAGCGAAGATATCGCGCAGTCACGCATTTTCTTTGAACAGAGCATGCAGTTGCTAAAATCCAAACCGACTGCCATTCGCCAGGTTGAAGATATCCAGTTAGCTTTGCACAGTGGCATCGTACAGGCACGTCACTATCACCCGGCTCCAGCTAAAAAGTTGCCTTTAATTATGTTCTATCATGGAGGTGGCTTCCTGATTGGTAGTCTAGACACCCATGATGAGTATTGTCGTTTGCTGGCCAAACATGCGAATGCGCAGGTATTAAGTGTGGCTTATCCTTTGGCGCCGGAGCATCATCCTTCACAAATGGTTCAAGTTTGCGAGGATGCATTGGCTTGGGCACATCAACACAGCAAGCAGCTCAGAATTCTAAAAAAACGTATTGCAGTCGCAGGGGACAGTGCGGGTGGCAATCTAGCGGCAGTCGTAGCTCAGCGCAGTGCAGATAAGATTTATGTGCCTCAGGCTCAACTATTGATTTATCCAGCGATGGACTTTAAAAGCCGTCATCCTTCTTATTTTGCTTATAAAGATGGTCTGGTACTCACTGATGGTGATATCGAATTGGTGGCTTATCATTATGCGGAACGACATGAGGTTGCATTGGATGATCCGCTGATTTCACCGACCTATGGCAACCTGAAAAATTTACCACCAGCTTATCTGATTACTGCAGGCCATGATGTGCTGCATGATGAAGGAACTATCTATGCCCATAAGCTGCGTCAGCATGGGGTGAAAGTGCATTATCATGACTATGCTGATCAGGCACATGGCTTTATTAATCTGACCACTATTTCAAGACGCGCCAAAAAGAATGTCATTGAGATGAGCAAACACTTCCGCAAGTTCTGGGATAAGCATAGTTAA
- a CDS encoding acetoacetate decarboxylase family protein has product MNVHRLQEKNIHQFPPWHLQGEGFILNYWITPHFIRESRNFGIAPSPLGRVVQVMLVRYHHSPVGPYDELLIMDHPLISRRRLSTIPKIYVSTQESIVHGQHLWGIPKEYAEFEWQEQGQEVICRITHQGQSMTVHLKKSKSPRSFYLNSHHLPTSMLKIRQTWKSVHYQFSPQFRGYLSKLAQAEWQNTQSIFPDFSRAKYIQSFYVPKFNLVFPEAKLHKK; this is encoded by the coding sequence ATGAACGTGCACCGTTTGCAGGAGAAAAATATTCATCAGTTTCCTCCCTGGCATTTACAGGGAGAAGGTTTTATTTTGAATTATTGGATCACACCACATTTTATTCGTGAATCTCGAAACTTTGGAATTGCCCCCTCCCCACTGGGTCGTGTTGTACAAGTCATGCTGGTGCGTTATCACCATTCTCCTGTAGGTCCTTATGATGAACTGCTGATTATGGATCATCCCTTAATAAGTCGCAGACGTCTGTCTACCATTCCAAAGATTTATGTTTCTACCCAAGAATCTATTGTGCATGGTCAACATTTATGGGGTATTCCAAAGGAATATGCAGAATTTGAATGGCAGGAACAGGGACAGGAAGTGATTTGCCGTATTACACATCAGGGGCAAAGCATGACTGTCCACCTGAAAAAATCCAAATCACCACGTTCTTTCTATTTAAATAGTCACCATCTTCCGACTTCCATGTTAAAGATCCGACAAACCTGGAAATCGGTACATTATCAGTTTAGCCCGCAATTCCGTGGTTATCTTTCCAAACTTGCTCAGGCAGAGTGGCAAAACACGCAATCGATTTTCCCGGATTTTTCCCGAGCCAAATATATACAAAGCTTTTATGTACCTAAATTCAACTTGGTCTTCCCTGAAGCCAAGCTACATAAAAAGTAA
- a CDS encoding peptidylprolyl isomerase: MLKKPLYAIALTALSLPVLAANSIVEMKTSVGNIEIELYDDKAPISAKNFEAYVKDNFYKGTIFHRVIPGFMVQGGGFDANMVEKPNNKSSIKNESYNGLTNTRGTLAMARMNQPDSARSQFFVNLVDNNFLNRSRMNAGYAVFGKVTKGMDVVDKIAGVATANYGMHQNVPLKPVIINSVSIKTASPQK, translated from the coding sequence ATGTTAAAAAAACCATTATATGCAATAGCTTTAACCGCTTTATCTTTACCGGTACTGGCTGCCAACTCAATAGTTGAAATGAAAACTTCTGTGGGGAATATCGAAATTGAGCTTTATGACGATAAAGCACCGATCTCTGCCAAGAACTTTGAAGCCTATGTCAAAGATAACTTTTATAAAGGCACCATCTTCCACCGGGTGATTCCTGGCTTTATGGTACAGGGTGGAGGCTTTGATGCGAATATGGTGGAAAAGCCAAATAATAAGTCGTCCATTAAGAATGAATCCTATAACGGTTTAACCAACACGCGTGGCACCTTGGCTATGGCACGTATGAACCAGCCAGATTCAGCCCGTTCTCAGTTCTTTGTGAATCTGGTCGATAATAACTTTTTGAACCGTTCTCGTATGAATGCGGGTTATGCGGTGTTTGGCAAAGTCACTAAAGGTATGGATGTGGTTGATAAAATTGCTGGTGTAGCGACTGCCAACTATGGAATGCATCAAAATGTGCCGCTAAAACCCGTTATTATTAATAGCGTGAGCATTAAAACAGCAAGCCCACAAAAATAA
- a CDS encoding PQQ-dependent sugar dehydrogenase, with protein MKQVHLAAMLCLGFIPYSLTACHAQDKTSQELNKSPEQTKSTSQPVASSSSAQVQQAYKVNNIAQFNEPWAIAPLNDVRLLITERKGRLYLFDPQTKKKTEIKGIPKVAYGGQGGLGDVALHPDFANNSWIYLSYAEQGQGGYGAVVVRGKLDLKQSTPKLTQIEKIWTQVPKFSSGQGHYGHRIVFGSDTKLWISSGERQQFDPAQDMKSNTGKIIRLNADGSIPQDNPFMNQGEIAKQIWSLGHRNPLGLAFDPQGQLWVIEMGPKGGDELNKVIKGKNYGYPIVSNGDHYDGKPIPDHSTRPEFEAPALDWTPVISPSDLNFYTGQMFPQWQNKAIATGLSSKAIVIVDTMQQPAKEVQRLDMKARIRGAVQAEDGGIWVIEDGPQARLLKLTAL; from the coding sequence ATGAAACAGGTTCATCTCGCAGCAATGTTGTGTTTAGGCTTTATCCCTTATAGTCTGACTGCCTGTCATGCACAGGACAAGACGTCGCAGGAACTCAATAAGAGTCCAGAGCAGACAAAATCCACTTCTCAACCCGTAGCTTCCTCCTCTTCCGCTCAAGTACAGCAAGCCTATAAGGTCAATAATATTGCCCAGTTCAATGAACCTTGGGCCATAGCACCTTTAAATGATGTTCGTCTACTGATTACCGAGCGTAAAGGCAGACTGTACTTATTTGATCCACAGACCAAGAAAAAGACTGAAATTAAAGGTATTCCAAAAGTGGCCTATGGCGGTCAGGGGGGCTTGGGTGATGTCGCGCTGCATCCTGATTTCGCCAATAATTCATGGATCTATCTGAGCTATGCTGAGCAGGGCCAAGGCGGCTATGGTGCAGTGGTGGTTCGTGGCAAGCTGGATTTGAAGCAGAGTACACCAAAACTGACCCAAATCGAAAAAATCTGGACACAGGTTCCCAAGTTTTCTTCGGGGCAGGGTCATTATGGACACCGGATTGTCTTTGGCTCAGATACTAAGCTCTGGATCAGCTCGGGTGAACGTCAACAGTTTGATCCTGCACAAGATATGAAGTCCAATACTGGCAAGATTATTCGCCTGAATGCTGATGGTTCGATACCGCAAGATAATCCCTTTATGAATCAGGGTGAAATTGCCAAGCAGATCTGGAGCTTGGGACACCGAAATCCTCTAGGACTGGCTTTTGATCCACAAGGGCAGCTCTGGGTGATTGAAATGGGGCCTAAAGGTGGAGATGAGCTGAATAAGGTCATCAAGGGCAAGAATTATGGCTATCCGATTGTGTCTAATGGTGATCATTATGATGGCAAACCAATTCCAGATCACAGTACCCGGCCTGAATTTGAAGCACCTGCACTGGACTGGACACCCGTAATCTCTCCATCTGACCTGAACTTCTATACCGGACAAATGTTCCCACAATGGCAAAATAAAGCGATAGCCACAGGTCTTTCTTCCAAGGCAATTGTTATTGTAGATACGATGCAGCAACCTGCAAAAGAAGTGCAACGGCTGGATATGAAAGCACGGATTCGTGGCGCAGTACAGGCTGAGGATGGGGGCATCTGGGTGATTGAAGATGGCCCTCAGGCACGTTTATTAAAGCTCACAGCGCTTTAA
- a CDS encoding NAD(P)H-dependent oxidoreductase: MKIYIIVGSIREGRVAIKVADWIFKQIKTYHFSTVEAEIVDLKEWDLPIFSGAHPPLTGIYDQPKQQEWADFITLADAIIFISPEYNHGYSPALKNALDYLGKEWQGKPAAYVGYGVTNGSRSIDQIRQVGTQLGLVDTNAVIEIRDIFSRAKDYTFEGNEFDNKTLRNVVNKLIQYVSA; the protein is encoded by the coding sequence ATGAAGATTTACATCATTGTAGGCAGTATTCGCGAAGGACGTGTGGCGATCAAAGTAGCTGACTGGATCTTTAAACAAATTAAAACTTATCACTTCAGTACCGTGGAAGCTGAAATTGTCGATCTGAAAGAATGGGATCTACCAATATTTTCTGGGGCACATCCTCCACTTACCGGTATTTATGACCAGCCTAAACAGCAGGAATGGGCTGATTTTATTACACTGGCAGACGCCATTATTTTTATCAGCCCGGAATATAACCATGGCTATAGTCCAGCCCTGAAAAATGCCCTGGATTATCTGGGTAAGGAATGGCAAGGAAAACCGGCGGCTTATGTCGGCTATGGTGTGACCAATGGCTCGCGTTCTATCGACCAGATCCGTCAGGTCGGTACCCAGCTTGGTTTAGTAGATACCAATGCCGTGATAGAAATCCGTGATATTTTCAGTCGAGCTAAGGACTATACCTTTGAAGGGAATGAATTTGATAATAAAACCCTGCGAAATGTGGTAAATAAACTGATTCAGTATGTCAGTGCATAA
- a CDS encoding peptidylprolyl isomerase — MTDFINPNEETRIEAGARVELHFSVAIENGVEIDNTRSRAEPVSLVMGDGSLLPGFEKALFGLRAGDRRTVSLPPEDAFGPWNPENVQKFDTVKFGERPIEGHMIEFEDKAKQSLYGVVKTVGDDITEVDFNHPLAGKNITFEVEIFKVTPAGQQGVKLM; from the coding sequence ATGACTGATTTTATTAATCCTAACGAGGAAACTCGTATTGAAGCTGGCGCCAGAGTCGAGCTGCATTTCTCAGTCGCTATTGAAAATGGCGTTGAAATTGACAATACCCGCAGTCGTGCTGAACCAGTCAGTCTGGTGATGGGCGATGGTAGCTTGCTGCCAGGCTTTGAAAAAGCGCTGTTCGGTTTACGCGCTGGTGACCGTCGTACCGTAAGTCTTCCTCCAGAAGATGCTTTCGGTCCATGGAATCCTGAAAACGTACAAAAATTTGATACTGTGAAATTTGGCGAACGTCCAATTGAAGGTCACATGATTGAGTTTGAAGACAAAGCTAAACAAAGCCTGTATGGCGTGGTAAAAACTGTCGGTGATGACATCACTGAAGTAGATTTCAACCACCCGCTGGCTGGCAAGAATATTACTTTTGAAGTAGAAATCTTTAAAGTAACTCCAGCCGGTCAACAAGGTGTGAAATTGATGTAA
- the lspA gene encoding signal peptidase II, which yields MPNPQNKKGLFQFYPHNLWWIGLAIVAIILDQWTKWIAVSNLNYADPVPVLPFLNWTLLHNYGAAFSFLSDAGGWQRYFFTSLAGLVSVIFVFWLMRMPKSIKVLPLAIALILGGAVGNLIDRVSLGYVVDFIHIYYNNSHFPAFNIADSAITLGTILMLIDTFFLEGKRNQQQAKQHD from the coding sequence ATGCCTAATCCACAAAATAAAAAGGGCTTATTCCAATTCTATCCCCACAATTTGTGGTGGATAGGCTTGGCAATTGTGGCAATCATTCTGGATCAATGGACCAAATGGATTGCGGTATCAAATCTGAATTATGCAGATCCAGTACCGGTACTGCCCTTTTTAAATTGGACATTACTACATAACTATGGCGCAGCTTTTAGTTTCTTGTCCGATGCCGGTGGATGGCAACGTTATTTCTTTACCTCGCTTGCAGGTTTAGTGTCTGTGATTTTTGTGTTCTGGCTGATGCGTATGCCAAAGAGCATAAAAGTGTTGCCACTGGCAATCGCCCTCATCTTAGGTGGTGCAGTGGGTAACCTGATTGACCGTGTGTCATTGGGTTATGTGGTGGACTTCATTCATATCTACTACAACAACAGTCACTTCCCTGCATTTAATATTGCAGACAGTGCCATTACTTTAGGTACTATTTTAATGCTGATTGACACCTTCTTCTTGGAAGGCAAACGCAATCAACAGCAGGCGAAACAACATGACTGA